The Pogona vitticeps strain Pit_001003342236 chromosome 6, PviZW2.1, whole genome shotgun sequence genome contains a region encoding:
- the LOC110070561 gene encoding vomeronasal type-2 receptor 26-like — protein sequence MPCDTACTSYPRFMVQIYQHVLSLAFAVQEINENPQIVPNVTLGFHIYNSRFIPNPTYHASLEIFSTKGRFTPNYNCDTQNNLMAVIGGPNPEVIRHMATILSIFKCPQLIYGSAPLVNENPQAAFYHQMFPNVDHQYKGILQLLLHFGWMWTGVMTMNNDNGERFINEILPIFAQEGICLDFIQWWTVVMYSNDITEMVAEGIKIYHVIMSSTINAVIIHGEIDTMIILRMFPGMSTYEDISWETKGKIWIMTIQMDFTSLPFQRSLDLNFLHGALSFSVHSEDVSGFHNFLQSRNPTLKNYDGFIQVFWEEAFQCSFLRSVRYTQSESICTGEEKLESLPASVFEMKMTSFSYSIYNAVYALAYALHEMHLSQFKSRGSLDEAGPNVLKKQPWKLNHFVRRVSFNNSAGTKVSFNQLGELEAGFDIINWVPFPNQSFLRVKIGRIDPMASQGEMFTIREEAIVWPRRFNQAQPLSQCNDHCHAGYRKATKEGEPFCCYNCLPCLEGKISNQKDIDDCFHCPEDQYPNKEKNDCLPKNVSFLSFEEPLGIGLAISAFLLFLITALVLGIFTKYKDTPIVKANNRNLSYTLLVSLMLSFLCVLLFIGQPGKVACLLQQTAFGLVFSMAIACVLAKTIMVVCAFMATKPGSRVRKWMGKKLVTSIIFSSTLTQATLCTVWLATSPPFPDLDIHSAAEEIVVKCNDGSAIMFYCVLGFLGFLSLSSFLVAFFARRLPDSFNETKLITFSMLVFCSVWLSFVPTYLSTKGKYMVAVEIFSILASSASLLVCIFFPKCYIILARPDLNNRGQLVRRKF from the exons ATGCCCTGTGACACAGCATGTACCTCTTATCCTAGATTCATGGTTCAGATCTACCAGCATGTCCTGTCCTTGGCGTTTGCTGTGCAGGAGATCAATGAAAATCCTCAGATCGTACCCAATGTCACCCTCGGCTTCCATATCTATAACAGTCGTTTCATCCCAAATCCAACTTACCATGCTTCCTTGGAAATTTTCTCTACAAAGGGCAGATTCACCCCTAATTACAATTGTGATACCCAGAACAATCTAATGGCAGTCATCGGCGGACCTAACCCTGAAGTCATCCGCCACATGGCTACTATTTTGTCCATCTTCAAATGTCCGCAG CTGATATATGGCTCTGCTCCATTGGTCAATGAAAATCCCCAGGCTGCTTTCTATCACCAGATGTTCCCAAATGTGGACCATCAGTACAAAGGTATTCTTCAACTCTTGCTGCATTTTGGATGGATGTGGACTGGGGTGATGACCATGAATAATGACAATGGAGAGAGGTTCATCAATGAGATTCTCCCTATATTTGCCCAGGAAGGTATCTGCTTGGATTTTATACAATGGTGGACAGTAGTTATGTATTCCAATGACATCACCGAAATGGTGGCAGAGGGGATCAAAATTTACCACGTGATCATGAGCAGCACTATTAATGCAGTGATAATTCATGGTGAAATTGACACCATGATAATTTTGAGAATGTTTCCTGGTATGTCAACTTACGAGGATATATCATGGGAAACCAAAGGTAAAATCTGGATCATGACCATTCAGATGGACTTTACATCACTTCCCTTTCAAAGAAGCTTGGATTTAAACTTCCTCCATGGTGCACTATCCTTTTCAGTTCATTCTGAGGATGTGTCAGGATTTCATAATTTTCTTCAGTCCAGAAATCCTACCTTGAAAAATTACGATGGCTTTATCCAGGTCTTCTGGGAAGAAGCATTCCAATGTTCGTTCCTCAGGTCCGTGAGATACACCCAGTCTGAGTCAATCTGCACtggagaggagaagctggagagtcTTCCTGCCTctgtttttgaaatgaaaatgacCAGTTTCAGTTACAGCATCTACAATGCAGTCTATGCTTTGGCATATGCTTTGCATGAAATGCACTTATCGCAGTTCAAATCCAGAGGAAGTTTAGATGAAGCAGGACCAAATGTTCTGAAGAAACAGCCATGGAAG CTCAACCACTTTGTGAGAAGGGTTTCATTCAATAACAGCGCTGGAACAAAAGTCTCCTTCAACCAACTTGGGGAGCTAGAAGCAGGATTTGATATTATCAACTGGGTCCCTTTCCCAAACCAATCCTTTCTTAGAGTGAAAATTGGAAGAATAGACCCCATGGCTTCCCAAGGAGAAATGTTCACCATTCGTGAAGAAGCTATTGTGTGGCCAAGGAGATTTAACCAG GCACAGCCCCTTTCTCAGTGTAATGACCATTGTCATGCGGGTTACAGGAAGGCCACAAAAGAAGGAGAACCATTTTGTTGTTACAATTGCCTTCCATGTCTAGAAGGGAAAATTTCCAACCAGAAGG ACATCGATGACTGCTTTCATTGTCCAGAAGATCAATACCcaaacaaggagaaaaatgactgcCTTCCGAAAAATGTAAGCTTCCTCTCTTTTGAAGAACCTTTGGGGATCGGTTTGGCTatctctgcttttcttctttttctcatcaCAGCGTTGGTGCTTGGGATATTCACTAAGTACAAGGACACTCCAAtagtcaaagccaacaaccggaACCTTTCTTACACCCTCCTCGTCTCCCTGATGCTCTCTTTCCTTTGTGTTCTGCtcttcattggacagcctggaAAAGTGGCCTGTCTCCTTCAACAAACAGCTTTTGGACTCGTCTTCTCCATGGCAATTGCCTGTGTATTAGCCAAAACCATTATGGTGGTTTGTGCTTTCATGGCCACCAAACCAGGGTCCAGGGTGAGGAAATGGATGGGGAAGAAATTGGTCACCTCCATCATCTTTTCTTCAACTTTGACTCAAGCCACTCTTTGCACTGTGTGGTTGGccacctctcctcccttcccagaTCTTGACATTCACTCCGCAGCTGAAGAAATTGTTGTAAAATGTAATGATGGGTCTGCCATCATGTTCTACTGTGTCCTAGGCTTTTTAGGCTTTTTGTCCCTAAGCAGTTTCCTTGTGGCTTTCTTTGCAAGAAGGCTACCGGACAGTTTCAATGAAACCAAGCTGATCACCTTTAGCATGTTGGTGTTTTGCAGCGTTTGGTTATCCTTTGTGCCCACCTATCTGAGCACCAAGGGGAAATACATGGTGgctgtggagatcttctccatcCTGGCCTCCAGTGCTAGTTTGCTGGTTTGCATCTTTTTCCCCAAATGTTACATCATTTTGGCAAGGCCTGATTTGAACAACAGGGGGCAGCTAGTAAGGAGAAAGTTTTAG